TGTAATAcctaattaaacattttaggTACAAGTAATTAGTTTTGACCCAATACCATGCTCACATGTTGGTATTCCATATGCAACCAAATTCTCATAAATGTAAGTGGGTTTAGATGTAGATTTAACATTTATTGGTGGTTTTGTTTccaaacaaaaaatgtgttttatgaacCGCTTTCGCGTCCACTTTCTTGTCATGTCTTCTGATGAAGTTGGAGAAATGTTGAGTTCTTATCACCTTAAAATTACTTAATTCATTCTACTATTGGCTATTGGTACATGTTATCAATGAGCACTCATACTCTTTCAAAAATCTGCTATGGTGCGTCCCTAAAATGTTTCACTaattatgtatgtttgtgtggatAAGTTTgcttacacttttttttttttttttttcctgtctgtaGGTGCTAAAGTAAACAGGGCCACAGCAAATAATGACCACACAGTGGTCTCTCTCGCCTGCGCTGGAGGTCACCTGGCGGTGGTGGAACTACTGCTGGCTCATGGAGCCGACCCCACTCACAGACTGAAGGTAACTTGCACTTCTAGGCCATAGCCTTGATTTCTCACTTGGCCCTGGATGTTTTGGGGATGTTCTGTGTAGCAAGATTAGATTAAAACAAGAGACTACGTTGTAAAATGAAAAGATTAATTTCTGcttatttattctttctttttttttttacaggatggCTCTACCATGTTGATTGAAGCTGCTAAGGGTGGCCACACTAATGTGGTTTCTTACCTGCTCGACTACCCAAACAACATCCTGTCTGTCCCCACCCCAGACCTGTCACAGCTCACACCCCCCTCCCATGATACGTCACAGGTGTGCACACATCAGACATGCATTTCTCTGTGAAAAATGTTGCTTTAGAATTGTTTTTGTgcctgtttgagtgtgtgtgtgtgtgtgtgtgtgcgcgcgcggcacaaacatttttttgtttgctcgGTTTTTCACAGGCTCCACGAGTCCCATTCCAAGCCCTGGCCATGGTGGTTCCCCCACAGGAACCAGACAGAGTACCTTCCAGCATTGCCACCCCACCACCCGTTGCAAGCAAAGGTTAGTTACATTTGCATGTTTATGTGTAAATACTTAACTATGGAAGCCcttttagtaatttttttctacactCAGTTTATAGGCGTAAATTTACATATATACTTGTAAATGATGATTTATCCTACTCTGATTCTCCTTCCCCCTATCCAAAATATTACGgcttgtaaaataaaatagtgtAGCAAGATtagaagtggaaaaacacacaggaaAGTGGTTAacttgttgattttttttctttgacagaTATGGGGGGATTTAGCTccatatttgaaataatttaccCCTTATAATAACACATCCTTTGTGTCTTGCTTCTATGAAATATAATGAATGTATATTTGAACCCTGGATTATGTATACACGTTTTAATTAAGTTTAGGCTCACTATCTCTCTCTAacccccctctttttttggCTACCAGGTGTGTCCAAGCAGAGGCTGAGCCCTCTGCAGAGTGGCACAGTCACGCCTGGTGGGCTAGATGCCGACCTGCTGCCCCCGTTTCACTCGTACCAGCCACTGGAGTGCATTGTGGAGGAGACGGAGGGCAAGCTGAACGAGCTGGGCCAGCGAATCAGCGCCATTGAGAAGGCCCAGCTCCAGTCTCTTGAGCTCATCCAGGGTGAGCCGCTCACCAAAGACAAGATTGAGGAGCTGAAGAAGAGCCGAGAGGAGCAggtgcagaagaagaagaagatcctCAAAGAGCTGCAGAAGGTGGAGCGCCAGCTGCAGCTCAAGACCCAGCAGCAGTTCACCAAAGAGTACATGGAGGCCAAGGGGCTAAAAGAAGAGACGGGGCTGGCGGCAGGGGTGGAGCTGCCCAGCACGCCCCTGCCCCTGTCAGCCACACAGCTGGGCTCCGACACGGATGGTGAGGGCAACAATGAGGGCGATCAGCATCTGCCTGCCGAGGAAGGCGACGATGAagaggatgacgaggaggaagatgaggatgacGAGGACGCCGACTACGCCAAGCTTCCACAGGTGGACACAATCCTGTACAGAGAGACGTCTCAACCCCCACCCCCGCCACCGCCTCAGGCACATATGCTGCAGGGACCCCCGGCCCCGCCACTGCAGACCACAGGCTTTGTGCCCATCCAGCCTCTGGCCAGTCAGCAGTCCACCGACTTCAGCAGCGCTGAGTACCCTGGCAGTGCCAGCCCCGACCTGCAGAGGGTGATGCTGGGACCACCTCTACAGGGTCTGGGGCTGGGCCAGGGCCTCCTCACCCAGGCCAACGACAGCCTCATGGTGGCTACGCCCGCACAGACGCTGACTGAGACACTGGATGACATCATGGCAGGTGTGTGAACACAAAGATGTTCCCTGAGCAGTGCAAATAAAACCTTTCAGTCAGATTTATATAGTCACGGTAGAGATGGTTTTGAAACGTGAAAAACTGGCAAAAACCAGTCAGGTTTTCGCactgaaaattaaataaagaatttaaataGGCATAGATGATTCAGTAGATCCCGTTATAGATCAATTTACATCACAATTTCCAAAAATCATTACAGAATCttaataaatatgtacaaatatatacaactatGTCCAAAATACACATATTCGTTTACCTCAATAATTTTCACTTTTACCCATTTTCTATAACTTTTATTATGAAGGCAGACAGGTATAGAATTATGTGGACCAGCAACCATTTTGCAAGcaaaataatcatttacatttacgacatttatcagacacccttatcatgacttacaatcagtagttacgggtaCAGTCCCCCAGGAGTCCGGTGTAACTATAACCCTCCTTCTCCTACTGTCTTTTTACAGCAGTGAGCAGCCGAGTGCCTATGTTGACCACTACAACCTCACCCTCACCTCAGCCCTCTTCTCAGACGCCCATAAGCGCCGTTTCCCCACCCTCCATGCTGCCGCTCTACCCCTCCGTTGACATTGATGCCCATGTAAGCTTTTGCTCATCCACACAGTGGGGGGAATTAAAATACACCCTCTGCCTTCACTGCCCCAGTAATATTTCCACTGTATGTAAACATCTTTAAGGTGTACGGAAGAGTTAAGAGAATTTGCCAAATTTGTAATTTAAGGTGTTTTTATGTTGCGCTGTAGTTGATTTGATTTGCTTGTCTGATTTATTTGTCTTATTTCACACTCAGACGGAGAGCAACCATGATACCGCACTCACGCTGGCATGTGCTGGTGGTCACGAGGAGCTGGTGTCTGTGCTCATCGCACGTGGGGCCAATATTGAACACCGGGACAAGAAGGGTATGGGCTCCGTGGGTCTCTGTAGACTTATATTTAAGCGTGTGTGCCATTTATTGGGATTGGAGTCACTTAATGACCAACCACAATTAAACGTCCTTACAGTGACTCGTATAATGGAGCCATAGTAGTGTTAACTTACATAAAATCATTGCATTTTTAGAACATGCAtcgtatttttttattgttgctgcATTGCATTATGCTACTGATACAgaatataatttaaatgtatcATTAGGACTCGTGATTTGATGTGTTATTGAGTTTGCAGTGGTGTAACTGGTACCTTTTCCCTCCAGGTTTTACTCCTTTGATCCTGGCTGCAACAGCGGGTCATGTTGGGGTTGTGGAGATCCTGCTGGATAAAGGAGGGGACATTGAAGCCCAGTCAGAGAGGACTAAAGACACGCCTCTCTCCCTAGCCTGCTCCGGGGGACGACAGGAGGTGCTGCTTTTAACTCCTATCTACAGAACTGCTCTGTTCATATTTAGTCTTATTATGAAGTTTTCAgctcacactacacacataGATACTGCACCATCGTAATACTTGTAAAATCTGAATATtgatatataaaatgttatattatgCAGCATGAAAactaaaggattttttttttttttttttctttgtcttttttcgGCTCACAGGTGGTTGAACTGTTGCTGCTTCGTGGAGCCAATAAAGAGCACCGTAATGTTTCTGACTATACTCCCCTCAGTCTGGCTGCTTCAGGAGGCTACGTCAACATCATCAAAATCCTactgaacgctggtgctgaaatCAATTCAAGGTACAGCTAAATTGTCCAGAATACCTGCTTCCATGAGACTTTTCCAATGGTAAAATATTTAGCCTGTGCATTACTAATGTAAAGCATATCTTTTTATCACATCTTCACAACAGGACTGGCAGTAAACTGGGCATCTCTCCTCTGATGCTGGCTGCCATGAATGGACACGTTCCCGCagtgaagctgctgctggacatGGGTTCTGACATCAACGCTCAGATTGAGACCAACCGCAACACTGCGCTCACGCTGGCTTGCTTCCAGGGCCGTGCCGAGGTGGTCAGCCTGCTGCTGGATCGCAAGGCTAATGTGGAGCACCGTGCCAAGGTCAGTATGAGCATCTGACTCCTGTCTGTTCACAGCTGAACCTGCATCTCCGCTGGCATCTCTGTTCTGCTGTGTTGCTGTATGTCCAAATTCTATTTCTCataccccacccacccacagacGGGCCTGACCCCACTCATGGAGGCAGCCTCCGGTGGCTATGCAGAAGTAGGCCGTGTGCTTTTGGACAAAGGTGCCGATGTCAACGCCCCTCCTGTGCCCTCCTCCCGTGACACTGCGCTCACCATCGCAGCGGATAAAGGCCATTACAAGTTCTGCGAGCTGCTCATTAACAGGTTGGTTTGGCTCCTGCTGAGCTAAATGCTTTTTTAAGTGATTGCCTCATctgatgtcatgttttttttcaaacattccTTGCAGAGGGGCCCACATTGATGTGCGCAACAAAAAGGGGAACACACCCTTATGGCTGGCTGCAAACGGTGGCCATTTTGATGTCGTTCAGCTGCTTGTGCAGGCAGGCGCTGATGTGGATGCTGCAGACAACCGCAAGATAACCCCCCTCATGGCAGCGTTCCGCAAGGTACTACACATTAAACCCCTGCACATGTTGCCTATCAACAAAACTGAACTAAATGGGAACCTATAGTAATATAAAATTGTAACTATCAACCTGTAGCATAGTCACTGATTTATGCTAATCACAGACTACAGTTGTAAtctctaatattttttttagggtCATGTAAAAGTGGTGCAGTATTTGGTTAAGGAAGTGAATCAGTTCCCATCTGATATTGAGTGCATGAGATACATCGCCACCATTGCTGACAAGGTACTTCaattccaacttttttttttttttttttgtcagtgtaacacactcacatgtgcACAGATGTCTACTGTTGGTCACTCATAACTGATTGGACAGTGTTGTCAGTATCATGTGAACAGAAATGTGCATGAACTTATTTGTATCTGCCTgtctgcaggagctgctgaagaaatGCCACCAATGCATGGAGACTATAGTAAAAGCGAAGGACCAGCAGGCGGCTGAGGCCAACAAGAACGCCAgcatcctgctgaaagagctgGACTTGGAGAAGGTTTGTATGCAGCCCTGTGGATCTGCACTCGGATAAatttgggtttttgctcatggtATGGAAATCCAGCTACTGCAATCTGAGTGTTCATTTTTGGTGCGGCACCCACAGTCCCGCGAGGAGAGCAAGAAGCAGGCCCTGGCAGCCAAGCGTGAGAAGCGCAAGGAAAAGcgcaagaagaagaaagaggagcagaagcggaagctggaggaggaggaggctaaAGTGAAGGAAGTCTGCGAAATGCAGGACCAGGAGAAGGACTCTGCTGAAGGTACCAttagttgatgtttttttttttttcctggtgatTCTATGATGTGAAGAGTAGCCTCACAAATAAGTATTGATACTAATACTGATATTGACTAATACTGATACTgatatttaatgttaaataacgaCTTATAATGGGCTGGTTGTTTGGTAACACAGTTGCCTaacacttactaacattgtgtcctgGATAGTCccctctggaaaagggcatctgataaatagcGTAATTGTAAAGTCCTGTTAATTATAAAAGTGATCTTGCcaatattctaaaaaaaataattaattttttctatGCATATTGGGATTGTTtttatggaaaatatttttttttacattagagTCTACTCAGCTTTCCAGAAACTGCACTGGTTGTGTATGTGAGTTTGGTCGTTAACATTTTTTGGACCAGGCAGCAGATATATTAAGAAATGGAATACATCTCTTATGGCAGTTGGTATTGCTGAGAGGCTATATAGTACAGAAATCAGATGGATTTGTTAAATAgagaagaagtgtgtgtgctttctacttttaaatgtgtaaatccCTTAGGCGAGAAGTCTCTTCCTGATTAATCCTCTTTTTAATATTCCTTCAGAAACAGAGGTCCCTATAGAGCCCCCCagtgccaccaccaccacaaccatCGGCATCTCTGCGACCTCCACCACCTTCACTTCTGCTTTTGGCAAGAAGCGCTCCAATGTGGTAACCACGCCCAGCACCAACCGcaagaacaaaaagaacaagaccAAGGATTCACCGAGTGAGCCAATCATACTTCAAGACCCCCAGGTAGCACTGGCCCAGCAGAAGGCAGACAAAAACAAGATCCACGGAGAGCCCCGGGGCGGGGGGGCACCGGGCGGGAACAGCGACTCTGACAACCTGGACAGTGCCGACTGCAACAGTgagagcagcagcggcagcaaaAGCCAGGAACTAAACGACCtgccctcctcatcctcttcgtcatcttcatcctcctcatcagcTCCCCCAGGCCTCACACAGCCACAGCTGGTCTCTGAGAAGAGGCTGGGTCCCTCGCTGCAGAGCTCCAGAGAGGAGAAGGTCACAGTGTCCATTTCCAAACCACAGCAGAAGTAAGAATCTGCTTTTACATCAAATAATAAACTGATTTACAGATGCACTCTCTGATCAAATGTTCTTATGCGCGTTCCCAGTAAAATGTGTTCCTTTCTCTTCTTATTACAGAGTTCATGACAGCATCAGTGACTTCACAGCCACTTCCCTGCCTTCCTCATTCAAGACCATTTCACTGCCTGTGACCTCACCCAACAGCAAGATGAACCTCACCAGCCCCAAGAGAGGCCAGAAGAGAGAGGACGGCTGGAAAGAAGTAGTTCGCAGGTAAGGTTACTTTGGCTACTGAATATTTTGTATTGGCTGCTGGCTCTTTTACACTAGCATTTCAAAAGTCTTATAAACTTATGATTCAAATAATTCGATATTTAATGTGAagttttaatttattgttaGCAAAATAGTTTGTTTTCGGTTGTGCTCAGAGAGATTTTTGAATGGAACCACTTTTATTAATTAGAAAGTGTTAATAGACTGGAAGGGGTAATTTATTTGGCATGTTCAGACCTGTTGGGCATTTAAGGCCAATTTTTCCCTTAACTTTTGCCAGTTCTAATGCAATATCATATACATAACAATGGAGTATAATGGAGTTGCTAGTCCTTCATCCCCTGTAAGCAAATTTAGTAAATGTAAGCCTTGCGCTCTTTTCTGCTCCTCAGGTCTAAGAAGCTTTCGGTCCCAGCCTCAGTAGTGTCTCGTATTATGGGGCGTGGAGGCTGCAACATCACAGCGATCCAGGATGTGACTGGTGCACACATTGATGTGGACAAACAGAAGGACAAAAATGGAGAAAGGATGATAACTATCAGGTAGTTTGGACTGACTATGAGCAGCACATCCTCCTGTGACAAACTGCATGTTGTGTGTAGCTGAGATAGCTCTGAtcaaataaatcttttctcTCCCTCATCAGAGGTGGCACTGAGTCCACACGGCACGCCGTTCAGCTCATCAATGCTCTGATTCAGGACCCTGCCAAAGAACTGGAAGACCTGATTCCCCGAAATCACATCCGCACCCCTGGAACCAACACCAAAATCGGCTCAACATACACCACCTCTACTGGGGCAACCAGCACAACTGCGGCCAGCTCCAAAGGCCTGCCCGCCGTGGTGCCCTCCTCTGTCTCTTTTCAGTCGTCCTCATCCTCCACATCCCAACAGGGTGGCAAGCTGGGGAAGAACATGGCTTCTGGAGTCAGGCCTCCTTTTGTCTCCCTGCCACTGGCCTACGCCCATCCCCAGCTGGCGCTTCTGGCAGCCCAGACCATGATCCGGCACCCTCGCCTTCCTATGGCCCAGTTCGGTGGCACCTTCACCCCGTCTCCCAACACGTGGGGGCCGTTCCCCGTACGGCCAGTCAGCCCCGGCAGTGCCAACAGCTCTCCCAAACACAGTAGCGCTGCTGCACCTCGCCCTTCTCCTGCTGCACCCCTGCACCCCGAACATGCCACACCCACCCCGAGCAGTGTTGCTCTGGCAGTCTCTACGGCATCTTCACCCTGTACCACCTCCTCCAGCACCCCCACGCCTTCCTCTGTCAGGAAGCAGCTCTTCTCCACTGATCCAAAGCCCTGTATTGTGACGGCGGTCACAACAGCCTCCGGCAGCGTATGTGGCGTTCAGACAACCGCTGCACCCCTTAATTGTGCACCGAACACCCCCACTCCGCCTCCTGTGCCGATTGCAGTCCCAGCACAGCAGCCGCAGTCAGGCAAATTGGAGGCCACCATCAACACGTCTGGGAAGGAAAAGTCCTCAGCCGAGCTGGCCACGCCCTCCGGAGGTCCCACGTCAGAAGGCCCCGCCTCCACTGGGTCCCTGCATTTCCCTGCGTCACCCACAGTTCAGCCTCCACTGCCGGGCCAAACAGAGAGCCGGCAGCAACAGGCGTCCCTGCCCTTCCCCTCCAGCAGCGAGCCAAgctctgctgcttctgctgcctCCCCAGCCTGCGCCCCACTGCCCGCCTCTCGCCCGGtgcccaccagcagcagcacgatcaccaacaccagcagcacctTACCTCAGTACGCAACGCCCACGCCTGGAGTGTCTCCACGCATGCAGCCTACAGCCCCTTTCTACCCCATGGCCCCTGGAGCCCCGCTGCCGGAGCACCAGTCTGTCTTCGTGCCGCCCGGTGCCTCCCAGGAGCCCCTGAAGCAGCAGCCACCGCCTCCGCAGCCCAGCTTGGCCTCTGTGGGCATGACGCCGGTGTCCCTGCAGATGTCCTCCAACATGGGCATGATGAACGGCTCCCAGATGCATGTGCACGGCGCGAAGGCCCAGCTGCCGCCCAACTTTGGTCCTGCCACACTGTTTAACCATATCAGCAGCATCTTCGACAGCACCCAGGTGGGCAACAACCAAGTGTGGGGTGCATGCCCCCTACCCACCCGTACCCCACCGGAGCAGCCCTATAGTGCCCCGCCCACCTACATGGGAGCCATGGGGCAGATCGACAACGTTTTGCCCCCTCCTGATGGTTCCAAGGCACCAGGGTACCGCTGCGCCTCACAGAGAATGCCCAGCCccattggtgagtgtgtgtgtgtgtgtgtgtgtgtggtgcttaCGTTTTATAGAAGGTTTGGTTGAggtttataaaagaaaaaaaagataatccagttgtcaccaaaaaaaaaatgtgtgtgcacGTACTATGGTgatcaatttttaatttttattgtatatttttgaTTGTACTTAGATCACCATCTAAGTCTTATTTTAATCCTCCACAAAAATGGGGAAAAACGTCTCACATCAACCACCAAACTGCACTGGCTGAAAAGCAGTCGATTGTGATGCTACTTCATCATAAAAAAGCATTTCCATAAGATCTGCTATATTATGGAGATAATATGCTATATTTGTTACAAGTAAACTATATTTTTACTTTATGGctgatataaatattttttaattatggcTGATAAATAGGGATATACCAATGCTCTGTGACTCGCCTAAAATCGATGAAAACCGTGTGAGAAAAATATCATCTTTGATCAGCATGCGCTTCAGACAGAATATGATTGAAATGTTCTGAGAACCGCACCAGGAATCATAAATCATGAATTGCATCAAACTGCGACAGGCAGAAAATCACGTATGATCTCAGACGATTACGTACCGTTACTTGACTGTTTATTTAGCTTATACAGTCAGAACTTGGGGTTGAGTGAAATTGAGGACCTTGAATCAGTCTCATTATTCATTCCCACGTTTTTGCGGCATGTATGCATAGCTCTGTTTAATGGGGAGTGAATAAATAACAGTAGCTGAACACGTGTTGATGTGGACATGTGACCCTCTTGTGGTCCTCCCAGGAATGCACCCTATAGATCCCTCGGGCAACTCCATCTCCTCGTCCACGGCCCTCACGAGCTTCGCCACAAGCATTTCGGGCAGCCCAGTGTTCTTGCAGGGTCCAGCCCCAGTCGGGACTCCTTCCTTCAACCGCCAGCACTTCTCACCCCACCCCTGGAGCGCCTCCACCTCCTGTAAGAGAATCAGAGGCAAGGGGACCCAATCACGAACCCAGTTTACGGACACATGGTTGCGCTCAGAGCTCTTCCAGCACGCAGTATGTAGAAGAGCGTATGGCGCCTGGGTGTAGGGCCTTAGACTAAAgcttctttttgtgtgtgtgtgtgtgtgtgtgtgtgtgtgttttgtgttaatAGGTGAGTCCCCGGTGCCCTCTGTGTCTTCTGGGGCATCCTCGCCCCACTGCACGTCCACCGCTACGCCACAGATCCAGGCCAAACCCAGCAGCTCCAACCAACAGGACCGCAAAGTGCCCCAGCCCATTGGCACAGAACGCCTGGCACGCATCCGGCAGACCGGCTCAGTAAACCACACCATGCTGCCCACCAGTTACACACCAACAGTGGGCCAAGGGGGCATCTGGTCTTTTGGTGTGGGCAGTGCCACGGGTGAGTGGGGTCAGGGTGATCTGAAGAGCAAATTTGCCTGTGACGTGAGGGTTTTAACGCCGCGATGCGGCTCTTGTCCCTCTCAGAGGCCATGTCTGGCTGGTCTCAGCCCCTGATGGGAGGGCACATGATGCCCCAGCAGCTGCCAGAGCAGTCTGCCTTCTCTCAGCACCAGGCTATGGAGCGAGATGACACTGGTATCGTGGCGCCATCCAACACGTTCCACCAGCCCATGCCCACCAATTTCATGGATTTCCCCAAGGTTGGAACATTTAGCTTTAACACTCTGACCCCTCACATGACCCTGGAGGGAtttttaatttaacacaatCATGCGCTGTCCCCTCCCCAGGGTTTGCCCATGTCCATGTATGGAGGGGCAATGATGCCTCCACACCCACCTATAGCTGAGGGTCCTGGGGGTCCCGTGTACAATGGGCTTCACGCCACAGACCCGGCATGGAACCCCATACTAAAGGTTGTCCCCAACTCTGCAGAGAACTCAGACCCGCAGCAGGTAAGATGTCAGACGATGCTTTGTAGTGAAGGGGACATTTGTGCAGACACTCCATGATTCTGTTGACCTGAGACTTGGCTGTTCTTGTTGCAGGTGTGGACCGGAACCTGGGCGCCTCACGTGGGGAGTGTGCACCTGAATCATGTCAACTAACCTAGCGATCGAGGCATAGGACCAGTAACAAGAAACACACGTTAAAGAGAGGACgttttgaaaagagaattacgCGATTGCAAAGATGTTAACCTAAGAGTGTCCCCCCCCAAACCATTCAGACAGAGAGTAACCTAATTGGCCTGATGGACACTTTTTGATGTGcctaactaaataaaaaaagcgaAAAATCCAACATGGGCTTTAACGTGTTTACCACTGTCTATGAACAAATCGATTGCCTGTTCAACAGGATACATTCTCTGCGTAGTATAGCCATTTTGAAGCCCCATGTAAGGTGTTTTTGGTCCGCAGGGCTCAGTAGAACTGTGCGCTATTTATACCCGGCCAAGAACCTAGATGATTacataaagagagaaaaatcagACCTTTTAGAGTGGTAAATACATGTATAATTGTTTACATACTGAAAAAAGGGTTAAAATGAGAGTAAATTTCATGTCGTATAGTGGCTCTACTTTATGTAGCCTgtattaatgtgaaatatttaccTT
The window above is part of the Denticeps clupeoides chromosome 6, fDenClu1.1, whole genome shotgun sequence genome. Proteins encoded here:
- the ankhd1 gene encoding ankyrin repeat and KH domain-containing protein 1 isoform X7, which gives rise to MAWGKEILFSLQESFRIFSEGSMQDAVAGTAMLTDGFEDEIDSVTPRSPALGMGVGATPGAGLGGLGIGVGGKKVRLFGEAGGPTADRLDFKLAAAAVLSSGPGSGSDEDEVSEVESFILDQEDLDNPVLKTASELLLSSAADGTDLRTVDPETQARLEALLEAAGIGKLSTADGKAFADPEVLRRLTSSVSCALDEAAAALTRMRAENTLNASQADNRSLAEACSDGDVNAVRKLLDEGRSVNEHTEEGESLLCLACSAGYYELAQVLLAMHANVEDRGIKGDITPLMAAASGGYVDIVKLLLVHGADVNAQSSTGNTALTYACAGGFLDVVKVLLKEGANIEDHNENGHTPLMEAASAGHVEVARVLLEYGAGINTHSNEFKESALTLACYKGHLDMVRFLLEAGADQEHKTDEMHTALMEACMDGHVEVARLLLDSGAQVNMPADSFESPLTLAACGGHVELAALLIERGANLEEVNDEGYTPLMEAAREGHEEMVALLLAQGANINAQTEETQETALTLACCGGFLEVADFLIKAGADIELGCSTPLMEAAQEGHLELVKYLLTAGANVHATTATGDTALTYACENGHTDVADVLLQTGADLEHESEGGRTPLMKAARAGHLCTVQFLLSKGAKVNRATANNDHTVVSLACAGGHLAVVELLLAHGADPTHRLKDGSTMLIEAAKGGHTNVVSYLLDYPNNILSVPTPDLSQLTPPSHDTSQAPRVPFQALAMVVPPQEPDRVPSSIATPPPVASKGVSKQRLSPLQSGTVTPGGLDADLLPPFHSYQPLECIVEETEGKLNELGQRISAIEKAQLQSLELIQGEPLTKDKIEELKKSREEQVQKKKKILKELQKVERQLQLKTQQQFTKEYMEAKGLKEETGLAAGVELPSTPLPLSATQLGSDTDGEGNNEGDQHLPAEEGDDEEDDEEEDEDDEDADYAKLPQVDTILYRETSQPPPPPPPQAHMLQGPPAPPLQTTGFVPIQPLASQQSTDFSSAEYPGSASPDLQRVMLGPPLQGLGLGQGLLTQANDSLMVATPAQTLTETLDDIMAAVSSRVPMLTTTTSPSPQPSSQTPISAVSPPSMLPLYPSVDIDAHTESNHDTALTLACAGGHEELVSVLIARGANIEHRDKKGFTPLILAATAGHVGVVEILLDKGGDIEAQSERTKDTPLSLACSGGRQEVVELLLLRGANKEHRNVSDYTPLSLAASGGYVNIIKILLNAGAEINSRTGSKLGISPLMLAAMNGHVPAVKLLLDMGSDINAQIETNRNTALTLACFQGRAEVVSLLLDRKANVEHRAKTGLTPLMEAASGGYAEVGRVLLDKGADVNAPPVPSSRDTALTIAADKGHYKFCELLINRGAHIDVRNKKGNTPLWLAANGGHFDVVQLLVQAGADVDAADNRKITPLMAAFRKGHVKVVQYLVKEVNQFPSDIECMRYIATIADKELLKKCHQCMETIVKAKDQQAAEANKNASILLKELDLEKSREESKKQALAAKREKRKEKRKKKKEEQKRKLEEEEAKVKEVCEMQDQEKDSAEETEVPIEPPSATTTTTIGISATSTTFTSAFGKKRSNVVTTPSTNRKNKKNKTKDSPSEPIILQDPQVALAQQKADKNKIHGEPRGGGAPGGNSDSDNLDSADCNSESSSGSKSQELNDLPSSSSSSSSSSSSAPPGLTQPQLVSEKRLGPSLQSSREEKVTVSISKPQQKVHDSISDFTATSLPSSFKTISLPVTSPNSKMNLTSPKRGQKREDGWKEVVRRSKKLSVPASVVSRIMGRGGCNITAIQDVTGAHIDVDKQKDKNGERMITIRGGTESTRHAVQLINALIQDPAKELEDLIPRNHIRTPGTNTKIGSTYTTSTGATSTTAASSKGLPAVVPSSVSFQSSSSSTSQQGGKLGKNMASGVRPPFVSLPLAYAHPQLALLAAQTMIRHPRLPMAQFGGTFTPSPNTWGPFPVRPVSPGSANSSPKHSSAAAPRPSPAAPLHPEHATPTPSSVALAVSTASSPCTTSSSTPTPSSVRKQLFSTDPKPCIVTAVTTASGSVCGVQTTAAPLNCAPNTPTPPPVPIAVPAQQPQSGKLEATINTSGKEKSSAELATPSGGPTSEGPASTGSLHFPASPTVQPPLPGQTESRQQQASLPFPSSSEPSSAASAASPACAPLPASRPVPTSSSTITNTSSTLPQYATPTPGVSPRMQPTAPFYPMAPGAPLPEHQSVFVPPGASQEPLKQQPPPPQPSLASVGMTPVSLQMSSNMGMMNGSQMHVHGAKAQLPPNFGPATLFNHISSIFDSTQVGNNQVWGACPLPTRTPPEQPYSAPPTYMGAMGQIDNVLPPPDGSKAPGYRCASQRMPSPIGMHPIDPSGNSISSSTALTSFATSISGSPVFLQGPAPVGTPSFNRQHFSPHPWSASTSCESPVPSVSSGASSPHCTSTATPQIQAKPSSSNQQDRKVPQPIGTERLARIRQTGSVNHTMLPTSYTPTVGQGGIWSFGVGSATEAMSGWSQPLMGGHMMPQQLPEQSAFSQHQAMERDDTGIVAPSNTFHQPMPTNFMDFPKGLPMSMYGGAMMPPHPPIAEGPGGPVYNGLHATDPAWNPILKVVPNSAENSDPQQVWTGTWAPHVGSVHLNHVN